TCCCAACTTACAAGGTCTGTACTAGTGGCATGTCCCCAATGCATATTTCCCCACATTGAACCATAAGGATTGTATTGATAGAACAGATGGTAAACACCATCTTTATACACCATGCCATTCGGATCATTCATCCAGCCATATTGGGGAGTAAAGTGATAAAGCGGACGGAAGTTCTCACGGTTTGTCGTATCAAACTCATCAGAAAGCTTCATTTCATCCCAGCAAATAGCCGTATCAGGAATCAACTGGAAGTTAAAGGAAAGTGATTTATTATCAAATCCGGAGAGATCTACTGGAACAAAGTAGTCTACCTTATTTATAGCCAGACGAACATTCATGTTGCGTACTACATCATTGTCTGCTATCATATACAGTTTTGCTTCCGGAGAAGCCTCCTCTACGGGAAGCAACAGGAATTTCTTTTGATTTTCAATCTGGACAATGCTCTGTCCGTCACCTAAATGTTTAATCACGAAAGGAGGGTTAATAGCTTGGCACGAAAAGACCGACCAAATTGTACCTATTATAAAGGTAAGGGTCCATCGCACGGTCAACAAATTGTTTTTTAAATTCATGATGTTTTTGGGTATTACATTTAATTAATAATGGGTTACTCGGGAAAGCACTTTGCAAAGGAAGCCAATAAAAAAGAAACAGCCTGCTATTTATGTTTCATAAGCTGGTAATTTTGATACCTACCTTTTATTTTGTTACAAATATGTCAGCATATGAAACATAAATTACAGCCTCTTATCATAGAATTCCTTTTATTTGCAACATCAAAACATCACTCGGGAAAGCATGTTTTGAGAGGTAATCCACAGCGATTACAAAATGAAAAGCATATTAATTAAAATCTAAAAACATGGAAGGCATAAAAAGATCGCTTCTATTTGCACTCTTTCTTATTATATGTACAATGGTTCAGGCCCAACGCCTGACTGTACAAGGAAAAGTGGTTTCCAAGACTGACGGAGAGCCTATTATTGGCGCAACCGTCATAGAGACTAACCAGACAGGCAACGGTACCATAACTAATATTGACGGTGACTTTACACTATCTGTACCACAAGGTGCAGAACTGACTATTTCGTATATCGGCTTCAAAACAGTGAATGTGGAAGCACAAGCTACACTAGACATTACCCTGGAAGAAGAATCCGAATTACTACAGGAAATTGTAGTCACAGGCTATACCACTCAACGCAAAGCTGACCTGACCGGAGCGATATCCGTAGTTAGCATGGATGAAATTGCCAAGCAAAATGAAAATAATCCAATTAAAGCATTGCAAGGACGTGTACCGGGTATGAACATCACAGCCGACGGTAATCCCAGTGGAAATGCCACAGTACGTATCCGCGGTATTGGAACTCTGAACAACAATGACCCTCTTTATATTATTGATGGTGTCCCTACCAAATCGGGTATGCACGAACTGAACGGTAATGACATTGAATCCATTCAGGTATTGAAGGACGCAGCTTCTGCTTCTATCTATGGTTCGCGTGCTGCAAACGGTGTTATCATCATCACTACGAAGAAAGGTAAAGAAGGGCAGATAAAGATTAACTTCGATGCTTCTATCGCCGCTTCCATGTATACCAATAAGATGGAAGTACTAAATGCAGAAGAATATGGTCGTGCCATGTGGCAGGCTTACGTAAACGAAGGGCAGGACCCCAATACCAATGCACTGGGTTATAAGTATAGTTGGGGTTACGATGCAAACGGTTATCCTCAACTGAACAACATCAGCATGTCCAAATATCTGGATTCCGCCAACACTGTGCCGGCTGCCGATACTGACTGGTTTGACGAAACCACCCGTACAGGTATTATCCAGCAGTACAATGTATCAGTAAGCAACGGTTCGGAAAAGGGATCTTCTTTCTTCTCACTGGGTTATTATAAGAATATAGGTATCATTAAAGACAGCGACTTTGAACGTTTCTCTGCCCGTATGAACTCTGATTACAACCTGATTGGTAAATTCCTGACCATAGGAGAACATTTCACCCTGAACCGTACTTCGGAAGTACAGGCACCGGGCGGATTCCTGCAGAATGTATTGCAATTCAATCCTTCACTGCCGGTTTATGATATCAATGGAGAATATGCCGGTCCGGTAGGTGGATACCCTGACCGCGAAAACCCCGTGGCAAGACTGGATCGTAACTCCGATAATCGCTATACTTACTGGCGTATGTTTGGTGATGCCTACATTAATCTCAATCCCTTCAAAGGATTCAATGTACGCTCCACCTTCGGATTGGATTATGCACAAAAATCACAACGCATCTTCACCTATCCCATCACCGAAGGTAATGTGACAAATGATAAGAATGCCGTAGAAGCCAAGCAAGAACACTGGACGAAATGGATGTGGAATGCCATCGCTACCTACAATCTGGAAATTGGCAAACACCGTGGTGACGCCATGGTCGGTATGGAGTTGAACCGCGAAGACGATATCAATTTTTCGGGTTATAAAGAAGACTATTCCATCCTGACGCCTGACTATATGTGGCCGAATGCCGGTTCCGGTACGGCTCAAGCTTATGGCTCGGGTGAAGGTTATTCACTGGTTTCTTTCTTCGGAAAACTGAATTATACGTATAATGATAAATATCTGCTCTCTATGACAGTACGCCGTGACGGTTCTTCACGTTTCGGTAAGAATAACCGCTATGCCACATTCCCTTCCTTCTCACTGGGATGGCGCCTGAACCGTGAAAAGTTCATGCAGAGCCTCAGTTGGATTGACGACCTGAAAGTCCGCGGCTCATGGGGCCAGACCGGTAACCAGGAAATCTCGAACATTGCCCGCTATACTATTTACGTTCCCAACTACGGTGTGACAGAATCAGGCGGTCAAAGCTACGGTACTTCCTATGACATTGCCGGAACCAATGGCGGCAGTATCCTTCAGTCCGGATTCAAACGTAACCAAATTGGTAACGATAACATCAAATGGGAAACAACCACACAGATCAACCTGGGCCTTGATTTCTCAATTCTCAAACAATCTCTTTACGGCTCATTCGACTGGTTCTACAAAAAGACAACGGATATCCTGGTACAGATGGCTGGTATCGCCGCTATGGGCGAAGGAAGCAGCCAATGGATCAATGCTGGAGAAATGAAGAACGTGGGCGTTGAACTGAATCTCGGTTATCGTAATCAAACTGCATTCGGATTGAAGTATGACCTGAATGCCAACATAGCCACTTACCGGAATGAAATTACAAAACTGCCTACTACAGTAGCAGCCAATGGTACTTTCGGAGGTAACGGTGTACAAAGCGTAATCGGACATGCCAATGGTTCACAAGTTGGTTATGTAGCCGACGGCATCTTCAAATCACAGGAAGAGATTGATAACCACGCCACTCAGGAAGGTGCCGGAATAGGCCGTATCCGCTGGCGCGACCTGGATCACAACGGCATCATCAACGAGAAAGACCAACAATGGATTTATGATCCGACACCAGACTTCAGCTATGGTCTGAACATCTACCTTGAATACAAGAATTTCGACCTCACCATGTTCTGGCAAGGAGTTCAGGGAGTAGACGTTATCAGCGACCTGAAGAAAGAGACAGACCTTTGGAGTGGACTCAACATTGGTTTCCTGAACAAAGGTAAGCGAGTACTCAATGCATGGTCGCCCACCAACCCGAACTCTACCATTCCTGCATTGTCGCGCAGCGATACAAACAATGAGAAGCGTGTTTCCACTTATTTCGTTGAGAATGGTTCATTCTTGAAGTTACGCAATATACAGTTGGGCTACAACGTTCCGAAAACCTTTGCCCAGAAGATGAAGATGGAGCGCCTGCGCTTCTACCTGAGTGCACAGAACGTATTCACCATCAAGAGTAAGGAATTCACCGGAGTAGATCCTGAAAATGCCAACTATGGCTACCCCATCCCGATGAATATAACTTTCGGTATTAATGTAGGCTTTTAACAATAAAATCAGTTACTTATGAAAAAGTTAATATATACAGCAATCTTAGGTCTTTCACTGATGTGCGGCAGTTGTACCGACTTTCTGGAAGATCAGCTCCCCCAGGGAACCATCAGCGACGAACAGCTGAAGAACCCGGCATACATCGACAACCTGGTGATCTCTGCTTATGCAGTATGGATTACCGCCGAAGATATCAACTCTTCCTTCTCCATGTGGAATTATGACGTACGTTCGGATGACGCTTATAAAGGCGGAAACGGTACGGAAGACGGTGATGTATTCCACTCACTGGACATCTCGCAAGGTATCATGACTACGGCATGGAACATCAGCGATATGTGGCAGCGTCTCTACAACTGTATCTCACGTGTCAATACAGCTTTGCAACTGTTGGAACAAGTGGATGAACACACCTATTCACTGAAGCAGCAACGCATTGCCGAAATGAGATTCCTCCGTGCACATGGTCATTTCTTGCTGAAACGCCTGTACAAGAAGATCCCGTTTGCCAACGATGCCAACTTGTCACCGGAAGAATACAACTATCTCTCCAACACTACTTACAACAATGACGAAGGCTGGCAACAAATTGCAGACGATTTCCTGTTTGCTTATGATAACCTTCCCGTGAAGCAGGCAGACAAAGGTCGTCCCGCCAAAGCCGCAGCAGCTGCCTATCTGGCAAAGACTTATCTGTACAAAGCTTATCATCAGGATAATGCAGACAGCCACGAAGTGACAAGCCTCAGCACGGAAGACTTGGTAAAAGTAGTGCAATACACGGACAATGCCATCATGTCGGCAGGCGGCTACGGGCTGGAATCGGATTTCCACAACAACTTCCGTCCGGAACCTCAATATGAAAATGGCGTAGAATCCCTGTGGGCCATGCAATACTCCATGAATGACGGAACTAATAACGGTAATTGTAACTGGTCTTACGGTCTGATTGTTCCCAACATTCCGGGAATTACTGATGGTGGTTGCGACTTCTACAAACCGAGCCAGAATCTGGTGAATGCATTCAGGACAGATGCCAACGGACACCCACTGCTGGATTCCTTTAACAGTACCGATTACAATTCACAATCCGATTATGCTGACCCACGCCTCTTCCTGACGGTAGGTATGCCGGGATTCCCTTATGAATTCAATAAGAACTATATGATGGATCAGTCGACTACCTGGAGTCGCAGCAACGGACTTTACGGATACTACGTAACCCTGAAACACAATGTAGACCCGGATGGCGATTACCTGATAAAGGGTGCCTGGTGGGGTTCTCCGATGAACCGTATCGTACTGCGCTACTCGGATGTATTGCTGATGCGTGCCGAAGCACTGATCCAACTGAACGACGGACGCATCGCCGAAGCTATCAGCCTGATTAACGAAGTGCGTAACCGCGCCAAACAAAGCACAGCCATGATTGCCGACTACGAAATGGAATATGGCGTACGTTTCAACATTCAGCCTTATACAGGAAGCTACTCACAGGCAGATGCCTTGAAATTGCTGAAGTTTGAACGCCGTGTAGAACTGGCTCTGGAATCAGAACGCTTCTTTGACCTGGTAAGATGGGGTGAAGCCGCCGAGGTACTGAATAAGTTTTATGCCGAGGAAGCTGCCGACTGCACCATCTACACGAATGCCTCGTTCACTAAAAATAAAAACGAATATCTTCCTATTCCGTTTGCACAGATGAGTGCCAGCAACGGGAATTATACGCAGAATTGTGGTAACTGGTAACCTTATAAAAAAAAGAGCATTATGAAATCAATACTGAATAAACTAAATCTGCTTGTACTGGGAATCGTCCTGCTGTTAGCATTCCCGGGATGCAGCGATGATAATACATCCGAACTGAAACTGGACGGAGACACATGGCTTACCGCCTTTGAACTGAATAACGCCTATATGGGAGTGATAGACCGGACCAATAAGACCGTGACCGTTGCAGTGCCCGAAATATACGATACTGATGCAATGAAAGTCACCGGTATCGAAGTATCCGAAGGTGCCGAGGCTTCTGTTAAAGCAGGCGATGTGCTGAACTTCTCATTCCCC
The nucleotide sequence above comes from Bacteroides intestinalis DSM 17393. Encoded proteins:
- a CDS encoding SusC/RagA family TonB-linked outer membrane protein, which translates into the protein MVQAQRLTVQGKVVSKTDGEPIIGATVIETNQTGNGTITNIDGDFTLSVPQGAELTISYIGFKTVNVEAQATLDITLEEESELLQEIVVTGYTTQRKADLTGAISVVSMDEIAKQNENNPIKALQGRVPGMNITADGNPSGNATVRIRGIGTLNNNDPLYIIDGVPTKSGMHELNGNDIESIQVLKDAASASIYGSRAANGVIIITTKKGKEGQIKINFDASIAASMYTNKMEVLNAEEYGRAMWQAYVNEGQDPNTNALGYKYSWGYDANGYPQLNNISMSKYLDSANTVPAADTDWFDETTRTGIIQQYNVSVSNGSEKGSSFFSLGYYKNIGIIKDSDFERFSARMNSDYNLIGKFLTIGEHFTLNRTSEVQAPGGFLQNVLQFNPSLPVYDINGEYAGPVGGYPDRENPVARLDRNSDNRYTYWRMFGDAYINLNPFKGFNVRSTFGLDYAQKSQRIFTYPITEGNVTNDKNAVEAKQEHWTKWMWNAIATYNLEIGKHRGDAMVGMELNREDDINFSGYKEDYSILTPDYMWPNAGSGTAQAYGSGEGYSLVSFFGKLNYTYNDKYLLSMTVRRDGSSRFGKNNRYATFPSFSLGWRLNREKFMQSLSWIDDLKVRGSWGQTGNQEISNIARYTIYVPNYGVTESGGQSYGTSYDIAGTNGGSILQSGFKRNQIGNDNIKWETTTQINLGLDFSILKQSLYGSFDWFYKKTTDILVQMAGIAAMGEGSSQWINAGEMKNVGVELNLGYRNQTAFGLKYDLNANIATYRNEITKLPTTVAANGTFGGNGVQSVIGHANGSQVGYVADGIFKSQEEIDNHATQEGAGIGRIRWRDLDHNGIINEKDQQWIYDPTPDFSYGLNIYLEYKNFDLTMFWQGVQGVDVISDLKKETDLWSGLNIGFLNKGKRVLNAWSPTNPNSTIPALSRSDTNNEKRVSTYFVENGSFLKLRNIQLGYNVPKTFAQKMKMERLRFYLSAQNVFTIKSKEFTGVDPENANYGYPIPMNITFGINVGF
- a CDS encoding RagB/SusD family nutrient uptake outer membrane protein; protein product: MKKLIYTAILGLSLMCGSCTDFLEDQLPQGTISDEQLKNPAYIDNLVISAYAVWITAEDINSSFSMWNYDVRSDDAYKGGNGTEDGDVFHSLDISQGIMTTAWNISDMWQRLYNCISRVNTALQLLEQVDEHTYSLKQQRIAEMRFLRAHGHFLLKRLYKKIPFANDANLSPEEYNYLSNTTYNNDEGWQQIADDFLFAYDNLPVKQADKGRPAKAAAAAYLAKTYLYKAYHQDNADSHEVTSLSTEDLVKVVQYTDNAIMSAGGYGLESDFHNNFRPEPQYENGVESLWAMQYSMNDGTNNGNCNWSYGLIVPNIPGITDGGCDFYKPSQNLVNAFRTDANGHPLLDSFNSTDYNSQSDYADPRLFLTVGMPGFPYEFNKNYMMDQSTTWSRSNGLYGYYVTLKHNVDPDGDYLIKGAWWGSPMNRIVLRYSDVLLMRAEALIQLNDGRIAEAISLINEVRNRAKQSTAMIADYEMEYGVRFNIQPYTGSYSQADALKLLKFERRVELALESERFFDLVRWGEAAEVLNKFYAEEAADCTIYTNASFTKNKNEYLPIPFAQMSASNGNYTQNCGNW